In Klebsiella aerogenes, the DNA window GGGCTAATGATGATCCGCAACGCAACTTCCGGAGATATCCCGGCACTTATCGAGCTGGGAACTCTGATGTATCTCGAATCCCGCTATTCGGAAAACTCACCGTTTGACGCCGATAAATGCGCAGAACTGGCACAAAGCCTGATTTATTCACCGTCTGGCTGTGTACTGGTCGCCGAAAAAGACGGGCAGGTTATCGGCTGGCTTGGCGGCGGTATTGCCGAGCAATTTTTCTCCCGCCAGTTGATGGCCTTCGAGTATGGCTTATTTGTCGCGCCAGAACATCGTGGCGGCAGTGCTGGCCCGCGACTGGCCCGCGCGTTTATCGACTGGT includes these proteins:
- a CDS encoding GNAT family N-acetyltransferase; this translates as MIRNATSGDIPALIELGTLMYLESRYSENSPFDADKCAELAQSLIYSPSGCVLVAEKDGQVIGWLGGGIAEQFFSRQLMAFEYGLFVAPEHRGGSAGPRLARAFIDWSKEHGAAVINMGITTGVHAERTGQLYSRLGLQQTGLLYSMEV